The following nucleotide sequence is from Anguilla rostrata isolate EN2019 chromosome 3, ASM1855537v3, whole genome shotgun sequence.
AATCATCATCTAAAATTTTAAGGATAACCAACAATGTCCAAGGGTTTGTAGAAacaactttcatttttttcctccccaaaaTATAATGAATTTATAGATTTGGATATTTAAAGAAGTAAAccaggttaggtgtcttgctcaagcgTACAAGAACAGCCTCAGTTTCTCACATAGCATCAGTTTAtaacacagttaactcacctcacctggtttattgAGTCTGAACTGGCTTCTGATTTTCAGTTGAAAACAAATTagcccccctcctcaccccccctcgATCTCTAAGGGCAAAAATGATTGATCTGTCTTTTGTGCAGTTTTGGAAACTGCATCCCAGAGGCAACTTGCACCGCCACCCACATACTGTAACTGTATTTCCAAAACCATactgagtgaaaaaaaaaaaatcatatatatatatatatatactatatacagcCATGTACAAGGCAGACAGTGACCTTTAAATGCTGACAAAATGGCCGTCGACTCAAAGCCAAAAGTTAATTTCTTTTGTCATTGCAGCTTGCATAGTAGGCACAtggggcagggttgggggtggggggggggtggggggggggcaatgccCTAGTGAATGAGTATCTGCCCGATTTGCCCCAAGTGCCCGATGTGCccctttgatttttaaaaacgaaaaaGTTTTTTCAAGGTCGCCATGCCCTTTTCTCACTTCGAGCAACCGTGGCGCCTCGAACGATCTCTGCACGGCCCTGCCACAAAGCCTGGCACCTTCTGTTTGAGATCGGCTGGTTGTGAGTCAGACGCATTACATTAAGCTAAAGCTGTGGCAGGAGCACTCCGTGACAGGCCTTCATATGGTTATTATGGAGTGCAGCGAGTGAGAGAAAATACTgtaaggtgagagagagacatcctCATATGCAGCTTTGGTATGCAGTCTTACATGCAGGCACCCGTTCAACTGGTAGGGGTTGCTAGGGAGATGACCCCGACCTCGGGGTcaacaacatgttttttgtcatccagcatactttaaatatgtggagggggaaataaaaaatactctAACTCAATCTCAGAAGCACAAGTATTACACAAAGTGAAACTGGGTGTGAGTTAGTTTGCTCCTGAAGTTCAGACACAGGATTCACACGGGAACTGACACAGCGGTGCTAGTCTCGCAATTCTGGTTCCCTTATTAAACAACTCCTTCCTCTCTTTGCTTGCAGACcgatttaaaataaacagtggCCGACGAACTTGCTCTCTAGAAGTGGCAGTGGATGAGGCGAGAAAACCGCTGCTCGTCTCCACCGAGCAGTGCAGAAACAAGCGGTCTGCGAGGCACTTTGATAGTTTTACTGAAGTTAAGGCCATCGCCAGGGTGCGTTGGCACCAGAAACTGTGGCTGGCAACACCCTTGACCTTCAGCAAAACTCCCCCCTGATGCATCAAACCAGAAGTGAGATTATTGGTCACTCGTTTACCACTTTTCTACAGTACATACAAACAGGGTAATCCAAAAGAATGCGCTGATGGTCAGAGTTTGATAACTAATGAGAATTATAATGAGAATATAATAACCCTTTAGAGTTTCAACCTCCTAAAATTAGCTCATCAAGTGTGTTAGAAACATGATTGGcattggctagctaactagcaagcTTTTTAGTTAGCTACCCTACAGTCAAAAGATATATGACTGGGATTCACTAGTCAGCTGTCATAATATATAGCCTAAATTTCCCAGTAGGCTATAATGTGACTTCCGTATTCATATACTCAAACGTCCAATTGGCTAATTATCTCTGCTATGCAGCATGCTtcctctatttatttattgtggcaAATACTCCAATAATTTTATGGTGAACCTGGCGCttgtgcaattaaaataaaataaattcagtggTACTGCATTATAAACCATTTCTTTATCTCACGTGTTACTGGGGATTTGATGCCTAGGTTTGCGCTGTCTCTTCACCTCTTGCGGTGACTTGCGATTTCCTCTTTTACAAATAAGGAGAAGCCGCACGTTCGTCCCCAGACCTGCTTCCTGGTGTCAATCGTCCCAATGTCTTAGCTGGTTTGAACACTTGGAATCGATTGAACGTCCTTTTGTTGTTGTCGCCCTGTTTTAACTGCCAGGTCAGGGGCTGTTTCTGGTGTAGCTTTTGCTCCAGATCGCGGCTCACGGCGCTCAGGGGACGAATCCTTCAACGGCCCGCGAACCCGGTCTTCCGTGAGAGTCCGCCCCTGCGATATTTAGGGCCCCTCGTTCACCGTGACCGTGAGCACTTTTAGTTCCCACCTGCGAGAGCTGCGCGGTATCAGTTCTTCACAGAATCCGTCGGCAATGTGATAGATTGGGGTTTCGGAGCAGCCGAGGGCAATTCAGTACACAAACTGCAGGGAAGCGTCGGCTGATTCACTGCTCAACATAGCGTGGCTTGCGCAATGGGCTGGAGATAttatttcctgtattatttcatttggaaTGTACAATACCTCGTGTCTGGtatgtattatttaaacatataATTGTGTCCTGCAGCGCAATGGATTTAAAAGCATGTCATGCCGTGATTGTagttatgcaaaaaaaaaaagtcttcattCAGTTTACTGAATTGTCATTGCACTGAAATCTAAAGATTCGCAAAACACAGATTATTTtaaactttcattttaataatttattgtgaTTAGCATCGTCAAACTTCATGCAGAAGTCGTACTTAACAGGTGTGTTcccatgttttgtgtgtgtgtgtgtatgtgcatctttTTATTTCAGCACAGACCATTTCTAAACACCTGGGAGAATCTTTGATCTTTCCTCTTGGCATAGAGAGGGGAAACATCTCTGACGCGATAGTAAAGAAAAACGGCGTCTACCTTTTCAGGTGGAAAAGAAATGAGGTGAATCGGGAGTATGGCGACAGGTTGACATTTTCCCAGAACAAGACTCTACAGCTGGACAAGCTTGAGGAAAGGGATGCTGGAGCTTACACGGTGGAGCTGTTTGATATGGCAGGCATACGGACACCCAAGGAGATCACCGTAATCTTGAAGTGTGAGTAGGCTAATGAAGGCTATAAATCaggattattttcatttatcagGAAAGTGGGGCCAAACCGCGCATCGCTATGTGTGTACGCCGAGCAAGTATCTAGAAGAATCAGTCTGTTCTTATTCCACAGGTCTGAAGACGCTCCGCGAGGTCCACGGAGATTTGGGCGGCCCCGTAGACGTCTTTGTGGAAAACCTCATGGCATTCTCGGAGCCTTTCGACGCCGTGTGGGAAATCAACGGCTCGGTGATCGCCCGGCTGAACCGATCGGGGCCTACGTACTCTGAGAAGCCTGGGGGTCGCGTGGAGATGTCCCCCTCGGGAGAGTGCAGGCTGACCAGGGTACGCATCAGCGACGCGGGGAACCACACCCTGGAGGTCTCCGTTGGATATCTCAGGCTCCGATGGTCGCGCTGGCTGGTCGTCAGAGGTAATGAGCTTCAGTAATGCAAGCAAGCGTTACACGTCACGCGTAACGCATCATCGTCAGAGGTAATGCGCTTCAGCAAAGCCagcaagcattacattacattacatttgattggctgacgCTTTAATCCAAGGCGACGTACAGCAAGTGCGTACCAAAGGTCATttgaacaactacaaaacacaggtcccgATAAGGTGCAACACTCATTTTTATAACAGTCATTCGTAGCCAAGAACACataaagtccagttcacacggtgaacattactctgacctaacttatgctaagtcaaactcgGTGGCGTTGCAAGCTACAACATCAGCACGATgatacaaagaaaaataagtgcAGGAATGGAGGACCACTATATCAAATGGTCTTGTCGAGGGGgcgttgtcatgctgaaacaggaaagggtctttCTCTGGGGAAGTGCAGAGTtgtttagaatgtcattgtatgcagTAGCATTAATATCTGCCTTCACTAGACCTAAGTGATTAGTAGCAATATTGCATAGTAGCATTCCGTAGCCTGCATCTCTCTCTTGAGACTAACTTAGAAATAAATCCTCAAACGAAACTTCAGATACGCCCCAAACTGCGATGGGCTTGGGGACGGTATCCCACAATCCACTGCGGTCTAAAAAGCAGGCGCAGCTGGCTTGTGGCGACCAATCACAGCCTCAGAAACGCCTCGGTCCCATCAAATGTCTGAAAGATGACCTGTCGGCAATTCTCGACCAGGCCGTCCTTTGtgatgggcggcagtgtagcataatgggtaaggaggaGCTGGTCTTCGCATGTTCGATTCCCGGTCATTGTGCTCTGTcgttgttcccttgagcaaggttcttaacctgcattgcttcagtacatagccagctgtgtaaattgatgcaatgtaaatgccatgttaaaagttgtgtaagtcgatgtgggtaagagtgtctgcctagtgcctgtaatgcaatgtaatgcagtgtaatgcaatgtaatgcaatgtaatgcaatgcaatgtaatgcaatgcaatgcaatgcaatgtaatgtaatgtaatgcaatgtccCCCCCTTAGTGCCACAGCCGTCCATTGACTACAGCTGCCTGTTCGGCGGAAAGGCGAAGTTTCGCTGTCGGGCAAAGTGGGAGGTTCCCACTGTGTGGATCTTAAACGGGACGGGGCAGGGGGACAGGGCGCCGGGGCATAACGACCAGGTTTTGGACCCCTTCACCGGGGAACTGATCTGTGCACTGGAGGACTACCCTGACAGGAATGCATCTGTGTCATTTACGTGCATAGGTAAGTCATGCGTGCCACAGACGTATTCATACCTGCTAAGATCTCAGTGGAACATAAGTCTACATATATTTACATCAATCTTTTATATTCTGTATTGCTTTTATTATGCAGTACATTGTAAGAAAAGtaggtataataataataataataattagaagaagaagaatagcttttattattattactattatcattattgttgttcCTGTTGTTGCTCTTGTTTTGATGTGTCACATTCATGTCAGCACTGTGGCGAAACACTTCCTGTTAAACAGTAGCGGGACTCTCTCACTTTCTAAAAGGGCTCGACCTGGCGACCACAGCCTACATCCTTGCAGTCTGCTGCACTTTTATTATCGTGCTGATTCTATCTTCGGCTGAGTTTTATATACGTTTCAAGCAGCGAAGGCGGAACCAAAGCCTCCAGCCGAGTAAgtggtttctgttttagccttCTTAGATTCTTACATTGCTATCTGTTTTTCTTACTTTAAAGTGATCAGGCTAGGACTCATTAagtaatataaaatgaaatcgATTATTTTATATTCTACAATATTTTTAGTGTATTTAGTTGTATTTGCATCATATTTTGGTGTAATTTAAAAACtgccctctccccatcccttcattgaaagtgaatttaaaattttaaaattctgaaattctgaaaCCTAGACAATGGAATCTTCCGTACGGGAACTTGAACGTGACGATAATCCGCGGTTAATGACAAGCTAATTGTGTGGTGATTTCTGTGTGACTCGCtgcgctctctctgtgtctttgcTTCCTCTGTAGCTGCCATGGTTCCTGCGGAAGACATTTACTACAGCGAGGCGATTTACGTGGTCGTTTCGCGTATGTTTCAACCCCCGCCACCCTCTGCCCAGGAAAAGGCCAGTTACCGAATCAGCCAGCCAGTGGAAATGTCCACCTTAATTTACAAACCTTCCAGGGGGCAGTAATGAGATTAATACACTGTGCCAACAGGGGCCGAAATGAACTCCCAGCTCCcgctgtgtatgtgtatattgcATGTAAGATAGCATGCCAGAGCAACAATATGATAACGTTGAAAATCCAAGTACATCAAACTTCACGGAATGTATTGTACATTCCAGAATGTGGACGTGGCCTGGGCAGAATATCATTGGCTGTAGTGGTATCCGGTGAAGAAGAGTTCATTTAGAATTTAAGGTTTGTTAGGTGAGACACGACAAATATTTTGGGCACCAGCAACCTCTCTGGTTGATCAGCAGCcattctggccaatcagaagccccACTGATTCAGCAACAAACCCCCTCGGGCCAATCAGCTGTGCCGGGGAATCCTCTATGAGAGTGCAGGGCCGGGTGTAGCAttccacatttttataaaaaacacTGCTGTACTCTTTCATGAGGGGATGCTGGCTAATGTTTCCTCATGCCAGCAGTGTAtagcaaattaaatatgtagTACTAACGTATGTTTGTGACTGAGTAAAGTGTTTAGATTAAATGAGTTGAGGAAATTGGAAATTGAGTGTTGAGCCTGCATCACATTCTGTGATTGTCATATGATGTGTGCCAAGATTTGTGTGATTAAAAATTTGTTGTTAGAAAATGAATGTCgaaaagtttatttattcatgtaaaaaaataaataaataaggatgATTTTTTGGATGATTTTGATTGTTTGATTCGTAATTTGAATTAATCAGAAGTCAGCTTGACGTATAACTTTTTTAATATTGTCACAACTGCAGAATAGCATCTCTTGCACGAATGTACAGTTTCGCAGTATTGGTGCAGATTTACAGCATGCATACAGCTCATCCGAACCTTCTCGTTGCCGTTCTTACACTCGGTAACTTGAGTCTGAACGTCTCTGGGCGTCTCTGTTCTCTGCGTGGCTTCGCTCATGTCTCTGCACGGATGGCCCGTAGAGATTCGCAGGTAACTGCAAGGTAAAAGTCAAAGGAAcgcaaaacaaaattgaaatcGCTCCGCTTTGGTTTACCGTCGTTTGATTTGGAAATCCCTGTGGCACTGCTGCCGGAAATCATACAAAGGCAGTTGAGCTTAAACTTAAAGCTCTGATTTTTCTCACTCATCTTTATTACGTTTTTCAGCTAATTGTATTTACCTTAATTTAACCAGTTTAAATAGATTTGACACCCTTACCAAGCAGACTGGAGCACCCTGCGTGCTCTACACGAAGGTATGATGTCACAGACGACAGTGGTGAACACTGCTAGCGATTAAAAACATAGCCACTCAAAACATACTCGTTAAGTCATCCACGCGATCCGTTACCATAAACTGAGTTGTCCAGGACctccttttcctgtttttcaagTCTCCTGTCTTGGAGCCCCTGCATGGTAACGTAGATGTTCTCCCCCATGTCTGAAACAGTGAGCATAATTAAGCAAAATTAGGACTGTCGGCAGTCCAAAATGCCATGTTATGCTTGTTCTCCACCAGTTCCCCCAGTGGCCGCTAGTGAGCTGTAAATTGGAGTCTGAAAATGTACCTTTAAATCGATAATTATTTGTGCCCGTTTCTGTGTGGTCATTTGCTCATTTGCTGAAGTTGACCATAGCCTACTAGGCTAACTAAGttaattgtgaaaaatgttttataaaattctgttttgatTTGATATGAGAACTGTGgagcattttcacatttgcattttctgaatAGTTAGAATTTTTTGTGtcttgaataataataataataataataataataataataataataataataataataataataataataataataataataataatgtaggaATGCTCTACTGACCTTCACTGTCCTTGGCTGGTTTCCTGTAAAACTTCAGCAAGACCACGGAACAGACTGGAATACTGAGAAACAATCCAAACGCGATGCAAGCGGGAATACGGCCTGTTTAAATTTAGATTAGGTGAACATCTAGCTATGACACTCTGGCATGACACTAAGTTGTAGAATTACTGACAATAAGTCAGTACCTCAGGACCGACAGGTTGTTTTATGATCCAGTGCTGAGAATGCTTTCATCGGGCTCTTAATTTGTAGCAAACAGCACATTTGTAACTATGCGTCCAAATAGCTACAGAGAGATCAGGAcgtttcttacaaaattattatttgaggCCGAAGAAAACGCACAAAGCAATTAACCATCTCCTGTCTCCCATGCAGTCTCCCATTTACCTCCTGTCCTTCCAGTAAAATGATgttggaaataattttttaccctttgaagagtagtttttttggaatgttttttttttcctcaaaattctatgtcagtgttctatgTCAAAAACTTGACATTTCTTTcgattaccagtagtgattgttacatcagcatcagaatgttcagttaggagcattctaatcacatgtttacAATCTTACACTGTAAAGGGCTAACGAGCTGTCATTTAGCATCACACATCGCCGGCTGTATCGGCTGTGCATTGGCTGTGTACCTCTGCATCTTTTGACAGTGGATCGGCTGGACTTGGATTTGCTGACGGGGTTTTCTGCCACGCAGAGCACGTGGCCAGGCGTGCTGCCGAACAGGTACAGGGTTCTCTCGGTCTCAGTCTGCGCTGGCTGCGGGGACAGGCTGGATAGGTTCGTGAGACCGGCCCACTGCAGCCTGACACGGTCCCCTCTGTCTACTGAACAGGCCAGGAGGACTCGTCCGTCCAACGTACAGGAAGAGCGTACCGCTGGGCGCGATACGGCCTCTGCGAAGAAACAGGAGCAAAACcgcataatataataataaaaaatataataaaacaacaggTGCATTTGATGTAAATTAAGTGTTGTCTTCTACCGGCGATTTGCACAGTGCATGATACTGGCGGTGacctgcaagcacacacacagtattgaaaacaggaaaccaaCATGGTTGTGGTCAATGTCAAGGTATGGTCGATCTCAGGCTTCTGCAAGCTGCGTGCTATTGTATTTCACAGTAATGGCAAAGCATTTTACAGTGGCTTGCATAGAGGCAGTGAAGttcggccaaaaaaaaaaataccattaaaGGACAGTTGGAAAATGCACGCTTGGTTCTTGGGCCCTTTTCTAATAATTGAGGTTATTTGCCTTTTGCTGTCAGAGAAGGACAGTAAATGTTATCTGGGATAGTCACTAATCCCACATCACGTTTTGTTTAAGGCACAATTCAAAATCCAAATAATTCAGTGTCACATGATTCATTACTTCAGTATTGGTCATCAGTATGAATGAAGGGGGCAAGGTAGAAAACCTCAAGTTTTTTCAAGAtaagcaacattttaaaatcataccTATTATGATGAGCTCAATGCCAGTTCTTGAAATCATTCGGCCAGAAGAGTCAAACGATTCCACAGTATAATTTCCTGTGTCATTTTTACTGGCTGTTTTGATTAGCAGGGATCCATTCTCAAAAATCTCACATTCACTCCCACAATGTAACTTAAAAGTttttccatttgattttttCCAACGAACATCGTTGACGTCTGCCCTTGTCCTGGCAGGATGCAAAAATATGGTGTCCCCAACTTGTCTGAATTCTCTGGATGAGTTCTGTGCCATGACTAAATTAGGAATAAGACACGTGTTACTTGGAATCTAATCTGTACAACgactttataaaataaaatatcattacTGAAAAcgaatattttaaaaggaaatggctTTTCATCATAGAAAGATCTCTAGAAGAGAGCtgtctaaaacaaaaacacgccAGTGgctttgataataataataataataatagtaatcatcatcatcatcatcatcatcataacaataaatatataaaaataataataataattataattataattatcataTTTTGCAGCTCTTTCATTATTGCAGCTTGCAGCTCGAGTGTTTCACGTATGTACTAACAGCTGCAAACCACTGAAAAGTTTTATAAACTTTTAACAATAGTAATTCATctgagcaaaaataaatgtgacttACCATGTTGCGCACAGATATGCAGACCCATGATGTGAAAGGCGACCCTTTTCACTAATTGCAGATAGTGCGCAGTGGGGAGCGGATGCATGCTGCGCATAATGGCTACCGTCTCACGTCCAGCgctgttgttttttaaagattcatcaccgtgtgtgtgtgtgtgcatgtagggggggggttggggtgagaGACTGGTTGCATGGTTTCTCAGATGTATTAATAAATTATCTAATCGTGGCCATTAGATGTGGTCAGCTGCAGAGAAAAAAATCGTCGTGACTGCTTCTGCACCTTACCTCTGCACATACCTTCTCGAGCACCGAGCGACATTCGCCTTAAaagtatacagtacataaaatgagaacagaaaaaaaaaatgaaaaattattttttttaaatttgttttaatgtgaaGTATGTCGTGTCTAAACACGAAAGAGATGAGCGAGGCCAGCTACATCCTGGTCATTATGTATGCAAATGAAATCCACTTCTGATTGGTAGCCCAGCAAATAGCCGGCCCCTTGATTGGTTAAAGTCTAAATGCTGTGTCAGTTGTTCAAGAAACACGGCCTGAAGTGGTTGACACCATATCGTCCGGTAGTGTGCAGAACTACAATGCTTAAGGGATAAAAACGCCAAAGTTCTGATCTTTATGTTTAAAGTTgccgtttaaaaaaacaacggCTTTGATTTGTTTCGCGGACACGGTGTGAGTGTCTTTACACATTTGGCTGTGATTCGGTGGAGCCTACAGGACATTAATTCACTGTGCATCTCGGGCCATGTGATTGACACCTGGTGAGCTGTAAAGCACAATTATTCGCAGTGAATGAGGTGGAGGGTCatggggcgacatggctcaggaggtaagagcgattgtctggcagttggagggttgctggttcaaaccccggcctgggcatatcgaagtgtccttgagcaagacacctaacccctaactgctctggcgaatgagaggcatcaattgtaaagcgctttgaataaaagcgctatataaatgcagtccatttaccatccatttacaaATAGAGCACCTTGCTGAGACACGTAGGACAGGGGGGCAGACATGAGGTAAGAAGCGTAACCTCAGATAAAAtgcgtgtttttaaaaaatcgaaTTATCCAGCCGTACtttatggtgtttttttatttatttttttatactatTTTTTTATACTATCAATCAAtcgcattttatttaaatggggCATTTTAGGCAACAGTGTTTTATCacgggttttcaacacacttgttcctggttatggttatacactttgttgtacgtcgctctggataagagcatctgccaaatgccagtaatgtaatgtagtggaAGTTGCCTGAATTTGTTCAGAAAAGACCTAGCTCTTTACTGGATTGTGTGTGAGCTATGTGACTACGTGTGTCACTCTGTGTGAGACAGTCTGCTGAATACCTAAAATATACATGGCAATGCTCACTCAGGAAGTCATGTGACACTTTCACTCACCTGTCCCACAGTGACTGATCGACTTGTCACATCGCAACTACACATACCTTAAAAAAGCAccctcaaccacacacacacacacgcacaagcaaaTGGAAGCGGGTGTGTTAAAGACAGAATCAACCTTGCGGTTGTTTGAGCTGTTTTTGAATGGCTTTGTGCGACTGTGCAGACGTGTGCGCATTGTAGAAACAGCAATAGCAACAGCAGCGCCTGTTTCCATCATTCCGTTAGCATTGCATTGAGGTCAATGTTGCCGATTGCATGCGACTTTAATTTAGAGATAGGAGTTTAGAATTTAGAAAGACACTCTCCGTGAGAACCAGTTTTCTCAAGGCTGTTTCACAGGCTGTTTCATTCAATTCAGGAATCACGTTTCAGTCCATTTTTGGCATGGGGAGCATACATCATGCAGTGGACATAACAGTGTAGCAGTCATACCAGTTTTTTCCATCAGAAACCCACGTTTGACTGAATGACCTGATACTTATAGCACAATCGATGACGTACATGCACAGTGCATCAGCAATCTGACCTGTGTGGCCAGCAGAAGGTCATGATAGGCCGTTTgccctgtttctttttttaatgagtcatGGTCATGTATATAAGAAACATTTGTGCCTTAAGAAAACATACATACTTATATTCACAGTTAACACAAACCAATGATAGACATTATTATGACACCAGACATGCCTTTACGGGATGCTTTGCATTACTTTTACCTAAAACCAATGCTTTAAAGAAAACTGTAATGTATAGGGCTATGGCAACCTGGAACAAACTACCACAACATTTAACCCAGATTATCagtaaaatcagttttaaaaagaaattaaaaacagcaaTTATTCAGAAAGAATTCAGTTTAGGCTACATATGATGTTCTGTATGTGAAGGTTGATTATATTTGTGGTGTTAACCGAGGTAAGGCTTCACTATGGACTAGTAGTATTGGCAGTTATATATAGTACTTATATATACCTAGCCTACTAACTGTATTATTTGCTTTAACCATTTATTGTTGAGGTGACAGTATGAATGTGAGAGAACTActtattttctcttattttttatttcatttttgttttgttgataatGTGGATTGTCTATAATGTGATGTTTGAATGTCTTATCTTGTCTTGTCTtttgtgtggaccccaggaCGAATAGTTGTTACTGAGGTAATaactaatggggatcctaaataaataaataaatgagatgttttaacatgaaaacatttgaaactgACAAACCCAAAATATGAATTCAGCCTGGATTTCTTgaacatttgcccttaactCTGAATCACATTTCAATGCATggatcttatttatttttaataacaacaatatgTTGAGTTcaataattacaaaatgaaggaaaacggtatgtttacactgtaaaaaacctattttatttatatacatttatttataagtcAAGGTTGTGAACAATTGTTGAGTGAATCCAGACTTTCTGCTACATGTCAAgttgaaaaaatattcatgaaaCTCCCAAGGCACTGGATTAACACATTCTAGCACTGATCAGGTACAGTAgtctagtaaaaaaaaaaaagacttgcacAATCCTATGGAAGTCCATTCACTGTAAACGTACTAAGTATCCTTGACATCTTCAGACTACCCACAATGTACTTTGACCTTGACTTTGAGAAGTGGATGCAATAAAGgcacatttttgtaaatttccACATGTCTGACAAACAAGTGATGTTGATAACTGgataaaaaatgtaagtaaAGCACAATGCAGAACGGGGCTTGAAAGAGGTCTTTGTAACACGTGCAAATCCTAACGGAAAGTGGAGAGCATGATTATTGTGGACAGAGTTTAGGCTGAACCACATCCTTCTCCAGGGGTACCTTATTTGTCTCTGTTCGTAATGCGGACCCGAGAATAAACCACGTCAGTTTCCTCCGGAGATGGGCCACGCTCTGACAAAAGCAGACAGACAAGTCTGAACACATACAGTCAACCTGGCTAAATGCTACACAGAAAACTATGACACATGAAACAGTCCTAGAAGATTCAGGAGAACTACGATAAACTTCACTATGACATttaattacagccattttagaACACGAGAATGGTTTACATAGTGATT
It contains:
- the LOC135249862 gene encoding uncharacterized protein LOC135249862, with the protein product MGWRYYFLYYFIWNVQYLVSAQTISKHLGESLIFPLGIERGNISDAIVKKNGVYLFRWKRNEVNREYGDRLTFSQNKTLQLDKLEERDAGAYTVELFDMAGIRTPKEITVILKCLKTLREVHGDLGGPVDVFVENLMAFSEPFDAVWEINGSVIARLNRSGPTYSEKPGGRVEMSPSGECRLTRVRISDAGNHTLEVSVGYLRLRWSRWLVVRVPQPSIDYSCLFGGKAKFRCRAKWEVPTVWILNGTGQGDRAPGHNDQVLDPFTGELICALEDYPDRNASVSFTCIGLDLATTAYILAVCCTFIIVLILSSAEFYIRFKQRRRNQSLQPTAMVPAEDIYYSEAIYVVVSRMFQPPPPSAQEKASYRISQPVEMSTLIYKPSRGQ
- the LOC135249863 gene encoding T-cell surface antigen CD2-like; protein product: MRSMHPLPTAHYLQLVKRVAFHIMGLHICAQHVMAQNSSREFRQVGDTIFLHPARTRADVNDVRWKKSNGKTFKLHCGSECEIFENGSLLIKTASKNDTGNYTVESFDSSGRMISRTGIELIIIEAVSRPAVRSSCTLDGRVLLACSVDRGDRVRLQWAGLTNLSSLSPQPAQTETERTLYLFGSTPGHVLCVAENPVSKSKSSRSTVKRCRGRIPACIAFGLFLSIPVCSVVLLKFYRKPAKDSEDMGENIYVTMQGLQDRRLEKQEKEVLDNSVYVTCESLRAIRAET